Proteins encoded in a region of the Oscillospiraceae bacterium MB24-C1 genome:
- a CDS encoding PHP domain-containing protein codes for MLRWDLHVHTAWSDGSMAVSEVVAFAARRGLRGIAITDHDAMDMIAPAQQAAKTAGIDIVPGVELSCINHDTGRKVHLLVYCPQVLSPLEPLFEMMAERRQRVGEEMIDLLVRHYPVTREQVLIHAKNSKTINRVHLLRALLEMGYSDRVYGSLYQALFGKEGVCRRQVDYIDVYEGARAAQASGGAVVLAHPDVYDSFDIGERLAKAGLIDGLEYSYPRRNPEHIGKHDRLVQAYGLITTGGTDFHGFYTTTPNPIGTCTTSEYELAQLHKLIELKRK; via the coding sequence GTGTTACGCTGGGATTTACACGTTCATACCGCCTGGTCAGACGGTTCGATGGCGGTATCGGAAGTGGTGGCTTTTGCGGCTCGCAGAGGGCTTCGCGGAATTGCAATTACCGATCATGATGCAATGGACATGATTGCCCCGGCGCAGCAAGCGGCAAAAACTGCTGGCATAGACATTGTTCCCGGTGTCGAGCTTTCTTGTATCAACCATGATACTGGACGCAAGGTGCATCTTCTGGTTTACTGCCCTCAGGTGCTTTCACCGTTGGAGCCGTTATTTGAAATGATGGCCGAGCGGCGGCAAAGGGTGGGCGAAGAGATGATTGACCTGTTGGTCAGACACTATCCTGTCACCCGTGAACAAGTGCTGATTCATGCCAAAAACAGTAAAACCATTAACCGTGTGCATCTGCTGCGCGCACTGCTTGAAATGGGCTATTCCGACCGGGTGTACGGTTCACTGTATCAGGCGCTTTTTGGCAAAGAAGGCGTTTGTAGGCGGCAGGTGGATTATATTGACGTCTATGAAGGGGCGAGGGCCGCTCAGGCCAGCGGTGGCGCGGTGGTTTTGGCGCATCCCGATGTGTATGACTCTTTTGACATCGGCGAACGGCTGGCAAAAGCGGGACTCATAGACGGGTTGGAATATAGCTACCCCCGACGCAACCCCGAGCATATCGGAAAACACGACCGTCTGGTGCAGGCTTATGGGCTTATCACCACTGGCGGCACCGACTTCCACGGCTTTTATACCACAACACCGAACCCCATAGGAACCTGTACAACTTCGGAATATGAGCTGGCACAGCTTCATAAACTAATAGAATTAAAGAGGAAATAA
- a CDS encoding PTS sugar transporter subunit IIB: MKVVMSRVDERLVHGQVIASWTKILSIKNILVIDDALAKDSFMSTVLSMAAPSGVKVELISVEKAAEKIQNEGTDNGVNTMLLFKIPDCALALVEKGIVLKELNVGNMGAGPSRKSITRNVYASPAEVTIFRKLLDLGVDVYLQMVQQESRVSIAGKL; the protein is encoded by the coding sequence ATGAAAGTCGTAATGAGTAGAGTGGACGAGAGACTGGTGCACGGACAGGTCATCGCTTCGTGGACCAAAATTCTAAGCATTAAGAATATTTTGGTTATTGATGACGCTCTTGCAAAGGATTCCTTTATGAGTACCGTTCTTTCCATGGCGGCGCCGTCTGGAGTCAAGGTGGAGCTGATTTCAGTGGAGAAGGCTGCTGAAAAAATACAGAACGAGGGTACTGACAATGGTGTGAACACTATGCTATTGTTTAAAATTCCCGATTGTGCCCTTGCGTTGGTTGAAAAAGGCATTGTGCTCAAGGAGCTTAACGTCGGCAATATGGGGGCAGGTCCTTCCAGAAAGTCCATTACCCGCAATGTGTATGCCTCTCCCGCTGAGGTCACCATATTCCGTAAGCTGCTGGATCTAGGCGTAGATGTTTATCTGCAAATGGTGCAGCAGGAAAGTAGAGTCAGCATTGCTGGCAAGCTTTAA
- the deoC gene encoding deoxyribose-phosphate aldolase: MDAKTVLSHVDHTLLKPEATEAQIKALCQEALEHNTASVCINPRYIPLAVSILQGKVPVCTVIGFPLGAMTTEAKVLEARDAVAKGADEIDMVISIGDLKDGKLESIEAEIRAVKEVVGNHILKVIIETCLLTDEEKRQMCHIVEKAGADYIKTSTGFSSGGATEADVSLFTKETQGRIKIKAAGGIKSYRDMLTFLSLGADRLGSSSAIRLMKEAGLL; this comes from the coding sequence ATGGACGCAAAAACTGTGCTTTCTCACGTAGACCATACGCTACTAAAGCCCGAAGCCACTGAGGCGCAGATTAAAGCGCTCTGCCAGGAAGCGCTTGAGCACAATACCGCCTCGGTCTGTATTAACCCTCGGTACATTCCGCTAGCCGTGTCAATTTTGCAAGGCAAGGTCCCGGTTTGCACCGTCATCGGCTTTCCTCTGGGTGCCATGACGACCGAGGCCAAGGTGCTGGAGGCGCGTGACGCCGTTGCAAAGGGCGCAGATGAAATCGACATGGTTATTTCTATCGGCGATTTAAAGGATGGAAAACTCGAATCAATCGAAGCTGAAATACGTGCTGTTAAAGAAGTGGTGGGCAATCACATTTTAAAAGTTATCATTGAAACCTGCCTGCTGACCGACGAAGAAAAACGCCAAATGTGCCATATCGTCGAAAAAGCCGGCGCAGATTATATCAAAACCTCCACCGGCTTTTCATCGGGCGGGGCCACCGAAGCGGATGTCTCATTGTTTACCAAAGAAACGCAGGGGCGCATCAAAATAAAGGCCGCGGGTGGTATCAAATCTTACCGCGATATGCTGACCTTTCTCTCTCTTGGTGCTGACCGTCTTGGCAGCAGTTCTGCCATCCGACTGATGAAGGAAGCCGGACTTCTTTAA
- a CDS encoding PTS sugar transporter subunit IIC, with product MQFVHALIIALLTWLVATAFPMWLRWSMYFGAPLVSGLINGLLLGDLTYGLQCGGTIMMAYIGLVAIGGSLPSDLSLAGYLGVYMTMASNADPSVGLPIAVSLGFLGILCSNAKMSLNPIWVHKADKYAAEGNTKGVIAMNLFGSQVVPFITYFIPAFLCVLLGAPFMEKMLAIVPAQVISILKLIGSMIPALGLAMLMNMMNKKSTIPFFLMGFVLAAYLKLDIIALAILGAAFGILHLLYTSGRREQENV from the coding sequence ATGCAGTTCGTTCATGCGCTGATCATCGCATTGTTGACATGGCTGGTAGCTACTGCGTTCCCCATGTGGCTGAGATGGTCTATGTACTTTGGTGCACCATTGGTGTCAGGTCTTATCAACGGCCTGTTGTTGGGAGATTTGACCTATGGTCTACAATGTGGCGGCACCATTATGATGGCTTACATTGGTTTGGTCGCCATCGGCGGTTCTCTCCCCTCAGACCTGTCTCTGGCCGGCTATCTGGGCGTTTACATGACCATGGCCTCTAACGCGGACCCTTCTGTAGGACTTCCCATCGCTGTTTCTCTTGGCTTTTTGGGTATCCTTTGCTCTAATGCTAAGATGTCTTTAAACCCAATTTGGGTACATAAGGCAGACAAATATGCTGCCGAGGGCAACACTAAGGGTGTTATCGCTATGAATCTATTCGGTTCACAGGTGGTTCCGTTTATTACCTATTTCATTCCCGCTTTCCTTTGCGTATTACTCGGTGCTCCCTTTATGGAAAAAATGCTGGCTATTGTTCCTGCTCAGGTAATCAGCATCCTCAAGCTCATCGGCTCCATGATTCCAGCCCTTGGTCTTGCTATGCTCATGAACATGATGAACAAAAAATCCACCATTCCCTTTTTCCTGATGGGTTTTGTGCTTGCCGCCTATTTAAAGCTGGATATTATTGCACTGGCTATTTTGGGTGCCGCCTTTGGTATCCTGCATCTACTTTACACTTCTGGAAGGAGGGAACAAGAGAATGTCTGA
- a CDS encoding HPr family phosphocarrier protein — MYTIEAVVRDEVGLHARPASKFVKVAARFQSDIKIRKETDESDFNAKSITAVLRMGAVKDTKVVITASGPDEEMACRSLKEQIEQPT; from the coding sequence ATGTATACAATTGAAGCGGTCGTTCGGGATGAAGTGGGATTGCACGCCCGTCCTGCCAGCAAGTTTGTCAAGGTCGCTGCCCGTTTTCAAAGCGACATAAAAATCCGAAAGGAAACTGATGAATCCGACTTTAATGCTAAAAGTATCACCGCTGTTCTCCGCATGGGGGCAGTTAAAGATACTAAGGTGGTCATCACGGCTTCCGGACCGGATGAAGAAATGGCGTGTAGATCTCTTAAAGAGCAGATTGAACAACCTACCTAA
- a CDS encoding ATP-binding protein, with amino-acid sequence MSYPKEIAEMSRKILNDRRERAELALNERRVRISRLAPHILQLEREMASTSARIAGAVLSGENVQQKLEKVREFNLAKQKELKDALSTAGFAANALEIQYSCPICKDTGNDNGRLCECARQLQKGLMYERLGAVSSLTDNTFESFSLHYYSDTPTDGSPVSDRVIMNKTLLECTKYADSFSRAAPSLLMIGAPGLGKTHLSIAIACAAIEKGYDVMYVPFHTLLTKLEAARFGKTSEEFQDYLSPVLDCELLVLDDLGSEFSTSFSTAVLYDIINTRQLQGAATIINTNLKQSELSVRYSERIRSRLLGCYRIIPFEGTDIRLKKKQL; translated from the coding sequence ATGTCTTATCCGAAAGAAATTGCCGAAATGAGCCGAAAAATTCTAAATGATCGGCGAGAGCGTGCCGAGCTGGCGTTAAACGAGCGTCGAGTACGCATCAGCCGGCTAGCCCCGCATATTTTGCAGCTGGAGCGTGAAATGGCCAGCACCTCCGCCAGAATTGCCGGCGCGGTGCTTTCGGGTGAAAACGTACAGCAAAAGCTGGAGAAAGTACGTGAGTTTAACCTCGCGAAGCAAAAGGAGCTTAAAGATGCCCTTTCTACCGCAGGCTTTGCGGCAAATGCATTGGAGATTCAATATAGTTGCCCTATCTGCAAAGACACCGGCAACGACAACGGCCGGTTGTGTGAATGCGCCCGGCAGCTTCAAAAAGGTCTGATGTACGAGCGCCTCGGTGCCGTCTCTTCGCTGACAGATAATACTTTTGAGAGCTTTTCACTGCACTACTACTCCGATACGCCAACCGACGGCTCCCCGGTGTCAGATCGCGTCATTATGAACAAAACGCTACTGGAATGCACCAAGTATGCGGATAGCTTTTCGCGCGCTGCGCCCAGCCTCTTAATGATCGGTGCACCAGGTCTGGGCAAAACACATCTTTCCATCGCCATCGCTTGCGCCGCCATCGAAAAAGGCTATGACGTGATGTATGTCCCGTTTCACACACTGCTGACCAAGCTGGAAGCGGCGCGCTTTGGCAAAACCAGCGAGGAATTCCAGGACTATTTAAGCCCCGTGTTAGATTGTGAGTTGCTGGTTCTTGATGATTTGGGCAGCGAATTTTCTACCTCGTTTTCAACGGCGGTGCTATATGACATTATCAACACCCGGCAGTTGCAGGGTGCGGCGACCATCATCAACACCAACTTAAAACAGAGCGAGCTTTCTGTACGATACAGCGAACGTATCCGCTCACGCCTACTAGGATGCTACCGAATCATTCCGTTTGAGGGTACGGACATTCGACTGAAAAAGAAACAACTGTGA
- a CDS encoding BtpA/SgcQ family protein, translating into MLMEQHEKTFGTKKPLIGCLHMAALPGSYYEDPTMTFRDHINRLKEDAKVLMAEGFDACVFANEGDRPYLSTVGPETVAAYVRIATEVAETLTIPYGCGVLIDPIATLAVAKAIDAKFVRTYVTGTYNGLFGWQTFDPGQIFRYQKQIGAESVKVYTYFEPHAGTAMDTRPVENQVDAGLMNLPIAGVLMGGPRAGLPPEASALGKVKSRFPEAPLILGSGGRVDNIKELLGVADGVIIGTSIKYDGVLWNQVDPARAAAFVKAARAL; encoded by the coding sequence ATGCTCATGGAACAACACGAAAAAACATTTGGCACAAAAAAGCCTCTCATTGGCTGCCTACATATGGCTGCATTGCCCGGTAGCTACTATGAAGACCCCACAATGACCTTCCGTGACCATATCAACCGCCTAAAAGAAGATGCCAAGGTGCTGATGGCCGAAGGCTTTGATGCCTGCGTTTTTGCCAACGAAGGCGATAGGCCCTATCTTTCTACCGTTGGCCCTGAAACGGTCGCCGCCTATGTCCGCATTGCCACCGAGGTTGCCGAAACCCTTACCATTCCCTATGGTTGCGGCGTGCTCATTGACCCCATTGCCACATTGGCTGTGGCCAAGGCCATTGATGCCAAGTTTGTCAGAACCTATGTCACGGGAACTTACAACGGCCTGTTTGGATGGCAGACCTTTGACCCCGGCCAGATATTCCGTTACCAAAAGCAAATTGGTGCAGAATCGGTAAAAGTTTATACTTACTTTGAGCCTCATGCCGGAACGGCTATGGATACCCGCCCTGTGGAAAACCAGGTGGATGCAGGCTTGATGAATCTGCCCATCGCTGGTGTATTGATGGGTGGCCCTCGTGCAGGGCTGCCGCCCGAGGCTTCGGCGCTGGGCAAGGTTAAAAGCCGCTTCCCTGAAGCGCCGCTGATCCTTGGTAGCGGCGGCCGTGTGGACAACATTAAAGAGCTGCTAGGCGTTGCCGACGGTGTTATTATAGGCACCAGCATCAAGTACGACGGTGTTCTTTGGAACCAGGTTGACCCTGCCAGAGCGGCAGCTTTTGTAAAAGCTGCCCGTGCACTGTAA
- a CDS encoding PTS system mannose/fructose/sorbose family transporter subunit IID: MSDTVITENKTNTVTLDKKTLRKSWWNWTCWGQICYNFERMMGLGFCHSMIPIFKKLYPNDKQKQADGMTRHLTYYNTENTWGCLIPGIVAAMEEEKANGAPVDDETISNIKTALMGPLAGVGDAITQGIVKVILLAIGIELAMQGNALGPILYVLLFSAYALLVGYVCYMTGYKMGKNAVVKILSGGLIKEITEGCGAMGMMVLGGLVATKIRIATPLTLTLGEKVTEIQALLNQITPALLPLSLFFIVYALLRKGVTPMKAMGIIFVSGIVLSLTGILV, translated from the coding sequence ATGTCTGATACTGTAATCACTGAGAACAAAACAAATACCGTAACTCTTGATAAAAAGACACTGCGTAAATCCTGGTGGAATTGGACCTGTTGGGGGCAGATTTGCTACAACTTTGAGCGTATGATGGGCCTAGGATTTTGTCACTCCATGATTCCTATTTTTAAAAAGCTTTATCCAAACGATAAACAAAAGCAGGCGGACGGCATGACTCGCCACCTGACCTACTACAACACCGAAAACACCTGGGGTTGCCTTATTCCCGGCATTGTTGCCGCTATGGAAGAAGAAAAGGCCAATGGTGCACCTGTGGATGACGAGACCATCAGTAACATTAAAACTGCTTTGATGGGTCCTTTAGCTGGTGTAGGCGATGCTATCACGCAGGGCATTGTTAAAGTGATTCTTTTGGCCATTGGCATTGAACTTGCCATGCAGGGTAATGCGCTTGGCCCCATTCTGTACGTTTTGTTGTTTTCTGCTTATGCACTTCTTGTTGGCTATGTCTGCTACATGACTGGTTACAAGATGGGTAAGAATGCGGTGGTGAAAATACTAAGCGGCGGCCTAATTAAAGAGATCACCGAAGGCTGCGGTGCGATGGGCATGATGGTTCTGGGCGGCTTGGTCGCCACTAAAATCAGAATAGCTACCCCATTGACGCTGACCCTTGGCGAGAAAGTAACTGAAATTCAGGCACTGCTTAACCAAATAACGCCTGCGTTGCTGCCACTATCTCTATTCTTTATTGTTTACGCGCTGCTTCGTAAGGGTGTTACCCCCATGAAAGCTATGGGCATCATTTTTGTTTCTGGTATCGTGCTTTCTCTCACCGGAATTTTAGTGTGA
- a CDS encoding DnaD domain protein produces the protein MAYALNPILWRRMFPVPAQVIERHIKLCSGVSLKCLLLLLHAPDDCCDAQSISAKLGISAAEVSDALNYWLENGILQQDDEICAPTPAKAKPAEKPRPTPAAKPALPATSALPTTNATSGSRPHFPREESVALIEHDRTLQGLVHELQSILGKPLTSADLDVLLALYSFYGLSAHYILTLVHYCMTIGKSSMGYAEKVAASWIADGIDDSALDHHIDILMHKRTNEGKLKTAFGINDRGLTQREKDYIATWCDTLGMDIETIRYAYEITVERTGKLAFGYLNKILHSWNEKGIKTVAQAKLESNPAKKVTAVPQSAEKSDFDRKILEQFMKE, from the coding sequence GTGGCCTATGCATTAAACCCCATTCTTTGGCGGCGGATGTTCCCCGTCCCGGCCCAAGTGATAGAACGCCACATCAAGCTTTGCAGCGGCGTTTCACTCAAATGCCTTTTGCTGCTCCTACATGCCCCAGATGACTGCTGTGATGCGCAGAGCATTTCCGCGAAACTGGGAATTTCGGCTGCAGAGGTTTCTGACGCGCTCAACTACTGGCTGGAAAACGGTATTTTACAGCAGGATGATGAAATCTGCGCGCCCACACCCGCCAAGGCCAAACCTGCTGAAAAACCAAGACCTACTCCGGCTGCCAAACCTGCGTTGCCCGCCACAAGTGCCCTACCAACAACCAATGCCACCAGCGGCAGCAGGCCACATTTTCCGCGCGAAGAGTCCGTTGCACTTATTGAGCACGACCGGACGCTGCAAGGGCTGGTGCATGAGCTGCAGTCTATTCTAGGTAAGCCACTGACCTCGGCCGATCTGGATGTTCTGTTGGCGTTGTACTCGTTTTACGGCCTGTCAGCACATTACATACTGACGCTGGTGCACTACTGTATGACCATTGGTAAAAGCAGTATGGGCTATGCCGAAAAAGTAGCCGCCTCGTGGATTGCCGACGGCATCGACGACAGCGCGCTGGACCACCACATCGACATTCTGATGCACAAACGCACGAACGAAGGCAAGCTGAAAACTGCCTTTGGCATCAACGACCGTGGCCTGACCCAGCGCGAAAAAGATTATATTGCCACCTGGTGTGATACGCTGGGTATGGATATCGAAACGATTCGTTACGCCTATGAGATTACCGTGGAACGCACCGGTAAGCTAGCATTCGGATATTTAAATAAAATCCTGCACAGTTGGAACGAAAAAGGTATCAAAACCGTAGCACAAGCCAAATTGGAATCCAACCCCGCCAAAAAGGTCACTGCTGTACCACAAAGTGCTGAAAAAAGTGATTTCGACCGCAAAATACTCGAACAATTCATGAAAGAATAG